Proteins co-encoded in one Quercus robur chromosome 8, dhQueRobu3.1, whole genome shotgun sequence genomic window:
- the LOC126695753 gene encoding serine/threonine-protein kinase ZRK3-like, giving the protein MHRYKGSLEGRVVLIKLFPDSESLADFAINDLVISAQMCAHNNVLKPIGCCLENQSLILVYEFPKNGFLADRIYICSDTRQHLPMAWESRLKIARQIAHAISYLRTAFSRPVIHMAIHMHSILLDEHDVPKLSNFFSVTIPEGETDVEAYNGLWHPKFKGPEFEAIGKVTEKFDVYNFGDLLMELLTGEDSYNTVRLIIDEDSSLVKYMYNCAQGYGINEIVDPAILAGEGGASLEQQLQAVLDLTLTCTEEDPYRRPTMVDVTKELKLIERYVA; this is encoded by the coding sequence ATGCATCGGTACAAGGGTTCTCTTGAAGGACGAGTTGTTCTCATTAAGCTATTTCCTGACTCTGAATCATTAGCTGATTTTGCCATCAATGATCTGGTGATTTCTGCACAGATGTGCGCTCACAATAATGTGTTAAAGCCCATAGGGTGTTGCCTTGAGAATCAATCTCTCATTTTAGTGTATGAATTTCCCAAGAATGGTTTCCTTGCAGATCGAATCTACATATGCAGTGATACTCGACAACATCTGCCCATGGCATGGGAAAGTAGGCTAAAGATTGCCAGGCAGATAGCTCATGCAATTTCTTATCTCCGTACTGCGTTCTCCAGACCTGTAATTCACATGGCTATACATATGCACAGTATCTTATTAGATGAACATGATGTTCCCAAATTGTCCAACTTTTTTTCAGTAACAATCCCTGAAGGTGAAACTGACGTGGAAGCTTATAATGGCCTTTGGCATCCGAAGTTCAAAGGCCCCGAGTTTGAAGCAATAGGCAAGGTAACAGAGAAGTTTGATGTGTATAATTTTGGTGATCTTCTTATGGAACTTTTAACTGGGGAGGATTCTTATAATACAGTCCGATTGATAATTGATGAAGATTCTAGCTTAGTAAAATACATGTATAACTGTGCTCAAGGTTATGGCATAAATGAGATTGTGGATCCTGCAATCTTGGCAGGGGAAGGAGGTGCTAGTTTAGAGCAACAATTACAAGCTGTATTGGACCTTACCTTGACATGTACAGAGGAAGATCCATACAGAAGGCCAACAATGGTTGATGTCACTAAAGAACTTAAACTGATTGAGAGGTATGTTGCatga
- the LOC126695754 gene encoding uncharacterized protein LOC126695754 codes for MSSPETDEVLYAYIDVAPHAVSLVLIRDENGLQKPVYYVSNSLHEAEVRYLPLEKAILAVVHATQKLPHYFQTHTMVVLTQLPLKSVLQTADYTGRIAIWSTILGAFDIKYMPRTSIKDQVLADLVAKFTEPPVEIVAEERDMDGKSIGVISMLGPPCWKVYVDGGANQRGSEVGLVLVSPKKTIIEKSLRLGFSATNNKAEYEALLQGMAMVQKMGGKALEIFSDSRLVVGQVKGELKARDARMQEYLSQVKCLQSDFNLFSLSHISKSGNTHADSLATLATSSAGGLPRIILVEHLDRENEVAKGMVHIHEVRVGPSWMDPIVRFLKDDTLLEEKSKAEKIRRNAPRFWLSEDHKLYKRSYLGPYLLCIRPEASELLLEELYKGICGSHTGGRSLSHRAITQGYWWPGMQKEALEYVKKCDQCQRYSTLAYPQGNGQVEAVNKVIVNGLKKRPDDAKGR; via the exons atgtccagtcctgaaaCCGATGAAGTCCTATACGCATATATTGATGTGGCCCCTCATGCTGTGAGCTTGGTGTTAATACGGGATGAAAATGGCCTTCAAAAGCCAGTCTATTACGTGAGCAACTCATTGCATGAAGCTGAGGTCAGATACTTACCCTTGGAGAAAGCCATACTAGCTGTGGTCCATGCTACACAaaagcttccccattatttccaaACCCACACAATGGTTGTTTTAACCCAACTACCCTTGAAGTCCGTACTTCAGACTGCTGATTACACTGGAAGGATTGCCATATGGAGCACAATTCTGggagcttttgacatcaagtacatgcctcggaCCTCCATAAAAGACCAGGTCCTAGCTGACCTGGTGGCCAAATTTACTGAACCACCAGTAGAAATAGTAGCAGAGGAGcgagacatggatggaaaatcgatTGGGGTAATTTCTATGCTAGGACCCCCATGTTGGAAGGTGTACGTTGATGGTGGAGCAAATCAAAGGGGGTCCGAAGTGGGGCTAGTCCTAGTATCTCCTAAGAAGACTATCATAGAGAAATCCCTGAGACTTGGGTTCTCGGCCACGAATAAcaaagccgagtatgaggccttATTACAAGGAATGGCCATGGTgcagaaaatgggaggaaaagcaTTAGAGATATTCTCGGACTCGAGATTGGTAGTGGGCCAAGTAAAGGGAGAGTTAAAAGCTAGAGATGCGAGGATGCAAGAGTACTTAAGCCAGGTCAAATGCTTGCAGTCAGACTTCAATCTTTTCAGCTTGTCACACATCTCTAAAAGTGGAAACACCCATGCAGATTCATTGGCCACACTTGCTACCTCCTCAGCAGGGGGTCTACCTCGAATTATTCTTGTTGAGCATCTGGATAGAGAAAATGAGGTTGCAAAAGGCATGGTCCATATCCATGAGGTTAGAGTGggtcctagctggatggaccctataGTGAGGTTCCTCAAAGATGATACCCTGCTCGAGGAGAAGTCAAAGGCTGAAAAAATACGAAGAAACGCtcctcgattctggttgtctGAGGACCACAAATTGTATAAACGCTCCTATTTAGGGCCATATTTACTGTGTATTCGCCCTGAAGCATCAGAATTACTACTTGAAGAGTTGTACAAAGGGATCTGTGGGAGTCACACAGGAGGAAGATCTTTGTCGCACCGAGCCATTACCcagggatattggtggccgGGGATGCAGAAGGAAGCCCTAGAATATGTTAAGAaatgtgaccaatgccaaag GTACTCAACTCTAGCTTATCCTCAGGGAAATGGACAAGTTGAGGCTGTCAACAAGGTCATAGTCAATGGGCTTAAGAAGAGACCGGATGATGCCAAAGGAAGATAG
- the LOC126695755 gene encoding uncharacterized protein LOC126695755 has translation MVGESTRCNQNFYCQYHQDNGHTTENCRNLWNYLDQLVREGKLKHLLHHPSGHQGQTHQEPQRDTALRPPVGTINVILAAPGRTGTHLSRVLSVAQWLAEESQLEPKRARMNFHPILSFSEEDKIETTQPHDDALLITLRIGDYDVKRVMVDGGSGAEVMYPDLYKGLRLKPEDLTPYNSPLMSFDRNLVILKGMIRLPIQTGPEIMEVNFILVNTYSPYTAIVGRPWLHTLGAVASSLYQKVKFPSGDQDTATEEAKCEDLEKVVIGGDPKRFFQVGAQLPLQEKEELIEFPKRNIDVFAWDACDAPGIDPAFIYHHLNVNPSITPKKQAPRRPSREHVDAIRDEVVKFKRAGAIKKVFYPEWQANTVVVKKKSGKWRVCVDFTDLNKACPKDPFPMPQIDQMVDATAGHPQMSFLDAFQGYHQIPLALEDQEKTAFVTPTRNYHYKVMPFSLKNAGSTYQRMVTRMFEPQLGKSIEIYIDDMVVKSKVVSEHLGDLGSTFDVLRKHKLHLNASKCSFGVGSGKFLGYMVTHRGIEVNPDQIKAINDI, from the exons ATGGTGGGAGAATCCACGAGGTGCAATCAGAACttttattgccaataccaccaggACAACGGACATACCACGGAGAACTGCAGGAACCTCTGGAACTATCTAGACCAGctagtccgagaaggaaagctgaaGCACCTTCTGCATCATCCCAGTGGTCATCAAGGCCAGACCCATCAAGAACCCCAGAGAGATACTGCCCTAAGGCCACCTGTAGGGACGATCAATGTAATCTTGGCCGCGCCAGGAAGAACAGGCACGCACCTTTCACGAGTGTTATCTGTGGCTCAGTGGCTTGCCGAGGAGTCCCAGCTAGAGCCAAAGAGGGCCAGAAtgaattttcatccaatcttGAGTTTTTCAGAAGAAGACAAGATCGAAACCACCCAGCCCCATGACGATGCGCTGTTGATCACTCTCAGAATCGGGGACTACGATGTGAAAAGAGTGATGGTGGATGGTGGCAGTGGGGCTGAGGTTATGTATCCCGACCTCTACAAGGGGTTGAGGTTAAAACCGGAAGATTTGACGCCCTATAACTCTCCTTTGATGAGCTTCGACAGGAATCTTGTTATTCTAAAGGGCATGATTAGGCTACCCATCCAAACCGGCCCAGAGATAATGGAGGTGAACTTTATCTTGGTAAATACCTACTCTCCCTATACAGCTATCGTCGGTAGGCCCTGGCTCCATACCTTAGGGGCTGTTGCCTCCTCATTGTAtcagaaggtgaaattcccGTCAGGGGACCAG GATACAGCTACCGAGGAGGCAAAATGCGAAGATCTAGAGAAGGTGGTCATTGGTGGTGACCCAAAGAGGTTCTTTCAGGTAGGGGCTCAGCTGCCTCTTCAGGAGAAGGAGGAGTTGATTGAGTTTCCCAAAAGAAATATTGACGTATTTGCATGGGATGCCTGCGATGCTCCAGGGATTGATCCAGCCTTTATCTATCACCATCTCAATGTCAACCCCTCCATCACTCCCAAGAAGCAGGCACCCCGTCGCCCATCAAGAGAGCACGTCGATGCGATTAGGGATGAAGTGGTGAAGTTTAAGCGTGCAGGGGCTATCAAAAAGGTTTTTTACCCCGAATGGCAGGCCAATACCGTGGTGGTCAAGAAGAAAAGTGGAAAATGGCGGGTttgtgtagacttcacggacctaaacAAAGCATGTCCGAAAGACCCGTTCCCCATGCCTCAAATAGACCAGATGGTGGATGCAACAGCGGGCCATCCTCAgatgagcttcttagatgcctttcaaggctatcatcaaataccactagccCTGGAGGATCAGGAGAAGACAGCCTTCGTGACACCTACTAGGAATTACCACTACAAGGTAATGCCGTTCAGTCTGAAGAACGCAGGGTCCACCTATCAAAGGATGGTGACAAGAATGTTCGAGCCGCAGTTGGGCAAGAGCATCGAAATCtatattgatgatatggtggtgaagagtaaagtggtgtccgagcatttAGGAGACCTCGGCAGCACCTTTGATGTCTTAAGGAAGCACAAGCTGCACCTaaatgcttccaaatgctcaTTTGGCGTGGGATCAGGCAAATTTTTAGGTTACATGGTTACTCATAGGGGAATtgaggttaaccctgaccagaTCAAGGCTATTAATGATATCTAA